Genomic segment of Deltaproteobacteria bacterium:
GTGTAGCGCTTCGTAACATCCGGCATCAAATCCGGATCGTTCACCAAACCCGTAATGTAAGAGAAAACGCCGTTCATGATGTCCAGCTTCCCGATCCGCTCCGCAAGCTCGGCCATGATGTCAAAACCGTCTCGGCAGGAACCCGGAGACTTCACAACGGGCTGACGGCAGTTCAAACCCTCCGTGATCGGGGGCTCGCACATCAGCAAAGCCCAGGACTCAAGGTAGGTGCTGTCGGGAAGAATGATGTCCGCGAAGGTACTCGTCTCGTTGTGGAACAGCTCAACAGCAAAAATAAACTCCATGCTACGCAATACGTCACGCCACCGATCGACGTTGCCGGGCATAGACCAGATCGTGTTGGAATGGTACAAACATAAAACCTTGGGCTTGAACTCAAGACCCCACTTGGGACCGTCCAGAACCGTATGAAAAGCAAACTGACCCGCGTCAACGCCGATGGGCATCAACTCGCATAACTGAGTCGTGTTGGGAGGCCAACTGAAGGGAACCTCAGGGTGAAGCTGGTGAGGTTTCGGATCCAAAAGACCGTCCAAACCAGGCTCCTCAGTCCAGGACATGTGAGGTGAACCCAAAACAACCCCCAGCATGCCGCCCGGAACGTTGTACGCCCCGACAAGCATGTTAAGCAAAATAAACGCCTGGTTGTCCATGCAACCACCCTTGTGACCCTGGGCGCCGCGGTACCAGTTCGCAGAAACGGGACGGAACGGGTAAACCTCCCCGTCAATCGTAATGGTCGAACCAATCTGGGCCGCCTCACCGAACTCCTTCGCGATCCGGCGAATCGTCGCTGCGGGAACGGCCGTGATCTTCTCTGCCCATTCGGGCGTGTATTCCTTATACCGGTCCTTCGTAAACTGAATAGCCGGGCGGACCCGCTCACCCTCAACCTCGTAATTGCCGAAAAGGGCGATGTCCTTGATCGTCGGATCGTCGAAAACCTTGGCCTTGTTGTCGACAGGATCCCAAATCATGGGCTTGTGCTTCTCAAGGTTCCGCTGGGCAAACCAACGCATGGAACCAATAGGACGGCCGGGAGGAGGCGTATGGGTCTCCGTCGCCGAACGCTTGAAAAAACCGTCGTCACGAATCAGATAACCGCCGTTCGCGTACCACTTCAGATACTCCGCATCGTAGATCTCGTGATCGTAAAGAAGCGAGTGAATCATACCCAAAACAAACTGGCGGTCAGAGGCAGGACGAATCGGAACCCACTCCTCCGCTTTCGCCGCTGAGGTAGACAAACGGGGTTCAACGCAAACAACGCGCATACCTCGCTCACGAGCATCTGCCATGTGACCCTGGGCGGCACCAACGTGCAAATGAGATGAAAAACCGTCGCCGCCGCCAATCTGCAACCAGTAGTTACAGTACTTGTAATCGCCCACACCGGCAAATGCGGAATTGTAAATACCGGCAGTAATGTGGTAGGCGCCGCCGCAATAAGTGCCGACAACGTGAAACTGGTTCGCACTGCCCACGCAGGCAGACCAGGCCCACAGATATATCTTCTGGAAATCCGTGATCGAAGCGACGAACTCCCGGGGGTCCTTGTCGACACAGGCCTTGACCTTCTCGGCAACCGTGCTCATCGCCTCCTCCCAGGAAATCTCCACCCAGCCGGGATCCTCGTTCGGACCCTTCCTCGGATTGGTGCGCTTCACGGGATGCGTCAAACGATAGGGATCATACGTACGCAAAATGCCCGTCACACCCTTCGTACAGAGCTTGCCGCGGTTGGACGGGGAAGTGGGATCCCCCTCGATCTTGTTGATAACCCCCTCAGGAGTCACGTGACAATCAATCGCGCAAGTATGAAGACACATCTTGCACGTGCTCTTGATCCACTTCCCAGGCTTCATGGAATTGGCCCGAGCCTGGGTCTCCACCCTCAGTTTCTCTCTCAATGTCATACCCTCCTTTTCAACAACATTGGTTCATTACCCCCACGGGCATCCAAATGCATGCCCACATAAACGCAGTGAAGAAAAAGAAAAACCCCACTCACATCGCCAAACATGAGTGGGGCTGAATCATCGGTCCTTTTGCAGCAGTCCTGTAAATTGTATGTGTAACGCTCTTCCCGGTCTCGTCCGGTTTGATCGTTCCGATCCTGACGAAAAATCCGTTCTCCACACCTTCCATGGCCCCGTCCCCGTTGATTACCTTCTCCAGAAAAGGATTCTGATTCTATCTACGGCAATCCCCCGCGAGCTTCCCGGATCCCCCAAAGACACTGACAACCACCCTTTCTAAGGTGGCCTAAAAAAGACCCACTTTTGACTATCAATTTTATTTCACCCTGTCAACACAATTTTGGCGCCCACTTTAAATTAATTATTTTTGTCCCCGCCCTACCGACCAGAACTCCGCATCGGGCCCCGCGTCCCCGGACGGGTTATCGCACAAAATCGAACGCATCGGGTATATGCGTAATTTTTTCTTCACCCGATGTCGTGACAATGGACACGACATCGAACCGGGCCCGGCGACCGTGAAGCGTCTTCTCCGTCAGATAATGAAGGGCCACCGTCGATATTTTCCTCTGTTTCGCCCGCCCAACCGATTCTTCCGGCATTCCGAAAATATCGCTCTTCCGGCTTTTCACCTCCACAAACACAAGGGTATCCCCATCCCGGGCGATCAGATCGATCTCTCCGTAACGGCAACGATAATCGCGTTCCAGAATCTGATAACCCTTTCTTGCAAGATATCTCAGGGCTATCTCCTCGCCGCGACGACCGAGATCCCGGGTCGATGAATCAATCATGACTGATGAAATCAAATTCTTCGTTCAAGGACGCCTTGCCCGATTCAGCGCAATGAAAGGAGAGGCGATGAATTTTACAGGGACCATGTTGACGGAGGGCCGACCGGTGTTGGGCGGTGCCATACCCCTTGTTCTTGCTGAAGTGGTAACATGGAAACTGGCGATGGTACATTTCCATAATCCGGTCCCGGGATACCTTTGCAATGATGGAGGCAGCGGCGATGGAAATGCTCAGACGGTCACCCTTGACAAGGCTCTCCTGAGATACGGCAATGGGGATGCGCTGGTTCCCATCGACAAGGACAAAGTCGGGCGGGATCGATAATGCCGCCAAGGCGTCTCCCATGGCCATCCAAGTCGCCCTGAGTATGTTGACCCGATCGATGACGGCCGCCTCGACCACTCCGACACCAACGGACAGCGCATGCTCCCGGATCAGGTCATGGACGGCATCCCTTTGGCGGGCCGTCATCTGTTTGGA
This window contains:
- a CDS encoding molybdopterin-dependent oxidoreductase, which gives rise to MREKLRVETQARANSMKPGKWIKSTCKMCLHTCAIDCHVTPEGVINKIEGDPTSPSNRGKLCTKGVTGILRTYDPYRLTHPVKRTNPRKGPNEDPGWVEISWEEAMSTVAEKVKACVDKDPREFVASITDFQKIYLWAWSACVGSANQFHVVGTYCGGAYHITAGIYNSAFAGVGDYKYCNYWLQIGGGDGFSSHLHVGAAQGHMADARERGMRVVCVEPRLSTSAAKAEEWVPIRPASDRQFVLGMIHSLLYDHEIYDAEYLKWYANGGYLIRDDGFFKRSATETHTPPPGRPIGSMRWFAQRNLEKHKPMIWDPVDNKAKVFDDPTIKDIALFGNYEVEGERVRPAIQFTKDRYKEYTPEWAEKITAVPAATIRRIAKEFGEAAQIGSTITIDGEVYPFRPVSANWYRGAQGHKGGCMDNQAFILLNMLVGAYNVPGGMLGVVLGSPHMSWTEEPGLDGLLDPKPHQLHPEVPFSWPPNTTQLCELMPIGVDAGQFAFHTVLDGPKWGLEFKPKVLCLYHSNTIWSMPGNVDRWRDVLRSMEFIFAVELFHNETSTFADIILPDSTYLESWALLMCEPPITEGLNCRQPVVKSPGSCRDGFDIMAELAERIGKLDIMNGVFSYITGLVNDPDLMPDVTKRYT
- a CDS encoding YraN family protein — encoded protein: MIDSSTRDLGRRGEEIALRYLARKGYQILERDYRCRYGEIDLIARDGDTLVFVEVKSRKSDIFGMPEESVGRAKQRKISTVALHYLTEKTLHGRRARFDVVSIVTTSGEEKITHIPDAFDFVR
- a CDS encoding ribonuclease HII, translating into MDQFELLAYKRGAKVVAGVDEAGRGPLAGPVVAAAVILPQGYKNSDIKDSKQMTARQRDAVHDLIREHALSVGVGVVEAAVIDRVNILRATWMAMGDALAALSIPPDFVLVDGNQRIPIAVSQESLVKGDRLSISIAAASIIAKVSRDRIMEMYHRQFPCYHFSKNKGYGTAQHRSALRQHGPCKIHRLSFHCAESGKASLNEEFDFISHD